The DNA region GATAGCCCCCCCAATATATGTTAAAACACAGTGAGAGGCTTTAAGAAAGAAATCATCAACCAAAGCCAACTTATTCTGAATCTCATTAAAACCTCTACTTCCCTAATTCCTTGGATTACAAACTAATGAAGGAAAGTTGCTTCTTTTACACCATCTGCAAATTGTTATAGCTATGTTCCATCTTTCCCCTAGAGACATTTCTCACCAAAGCCTGCATTTCTGAATAATGCTTGTTTTATCTCTTCAGGATGAATGCAATCTCTCTGTTCAGCTACCTATTACCATGAATGAATAGAGTAAGTTTGTGTATAGTTTCAAGCATGTAATTAAGATTGAAAGCACTAAAATAGGATAGAAAGTTACAAACCTCAGAACAAGATGCTTCCACTGAAAAGTCATTGAAGCTACTTACAACACATTGCTGAATCTCAAGGCCTATTGCTTCTAAGGTATTCACAGTTGATAGTAGCAATCCAGGCTTTGTGGCACAGCAGATGCTGATCCTGGTGTCCTGGTCTCTCCTCTCAACATCAAACTGCAAATACATTTGTTTAGAAATTGGGTCTATGATTATGCTTTAAGTCAGGAATTTTAGTTTGGTATAGAGTATCTTAGGAGAGTTTCTTACTATTGCTTCATTAGGCTTGAGTTGTTCCCTTGAAATGCCCAAAAGATTTATCTGACTTGTACCCTCTTCCTCTTGCAACTTACCAATCCTTTCCAaaagctctttcatgtagtctATGGTATCCCCAAGAATAGAGGTCCTATCCATCTGTTAAGGTTAAAATTTCTCAAGTTAATAATATTTGTTACACAGCAAATCAAGGAAAaacattcaaataataaaaagaccAACTTAAGAaatctaatttcatttttactGACTGAGACAATACTACCAAGGAATTGTGAGAAACTTTATGTTGGGAATCACCTTGCTGATCTTGGGGACTATTGACCTAAGCATGGAAAGACGATCATTGAGACGCtttcttctcctcctttctgcCATGAGATTCTTTGAGGGCTGCCCTTCAAGCTTCTTGGACTTGGGTTTTCTCTCTCCATCATCACACATGCCAATCTTGAAGAGTGGAATCTCTCTGTCTTTCTCCTCAACTTTGCACACAACCTTGGTTTCTTCAAAgttgttcttcttcttgttgttgttgtcatgAAAGCCAATCTCTGCATCCTCCAATGATGGTggaagtggtggtggtggtggcggcTCATCACTCCCAGGGTCAAGCTCTGGCAATGGCATTGTGAACCCATCAGCAGCAAAAGGGTATGCTGCTGATACTTCACTGCTGTAAGGGCTTTCAAATCTTGGAGCTGAAAATGCACCAAATGTTGGGTTCTCAAGAAAAGTGTCAAAACTCCAACAACAGCCATTAGACAATAGCTCACAGAATCCAGTGGACAAAGCATTCCATGAGTCTCTTCTAGGAGCTACCAACTCTTCTAGGAAACCAAGTTGAGAAAGCTCCATAGCTCCccctctcttcctttctctgcTGCAGAAGGGAAGTGGAACTGTGACCTAACCAAGCAGTAAAAAATTTTGGAACTTAAAAACGAGTTTAAATAATGGGTgggagtagttttttttttttttttccgagtCATAGTCGAAAGGTGTATCTTAATCTATTGATAAAAGATTAATATACTGATTTAAGagaattttatatatgataaaaattaaatataaatttttctcttaaataaatttattcatattcatgtaaaaaaaattaaataatgggTCAGAGCAGTTGAGTaggcatattatttttttttatcattagttataaaaattccttttcattgttaaaatttttatattgaaaattttaataaataccaTATGTTAAAGTGTGAGAATTTAGATTCTGGCCTAACTAATTTTGCTCCGGTGCTCCAAAAACTAGTTTAGAAGTGAGAATTGTTGTCTACTTATTATTTTGCTCCAATTTTCTCCACCGTGCTTGATCTTCTGATTTTTTTTGGGATCATGAATAcgtactctctctctctgtctatATATAAGacctaattttatattttttttaagatttaatttataatattgttagtgttaattatctttaaattagaaatatattttattaaaagagaaaaaataatatatta from Glycine soja cultivar W05 chromosome 8, ASM419377v2, whole genome shotgun sequence includes:
- the LOC114423031 gene encoding transcription factor bHLH93-like, with the translated sequence MELSQLGFLEELVAPRRDSWNALSTGFCELLSNGCCWSFDTFLENPTFGAFSAPRFESPYSSEVSAAYPFAADGFTMPLPELDPGSDEPPPPPPLPPSLEDAEIGFHDNNNKKKNNFEETKVVCKVEEKDREIPLFKIGMCDDGERKPKSKKLEGQPSKNLMAERRRRKRLNDRLSMLRSIVPKISKMDRTSILGDTIDYMKELLERIGKLQEEEGTSQINLLGISREQLKPNEAIFDVERRDQDTRISICCATKPGLLLSTVNTLEAIGLEIQQCVVSSFNDFSVEASCSEVAEQRDCIHPEEIKQALFRNAGFGEKCL